GTTAGAAGCAAGGAGTCATATAGTACTTTGCTAAACAGGTCATCATTTCCCAGATTAACCGATTTATTTTAGTGACATCAGCAAGGCAGTGAAATGGGAGTTTCCAGCTAACTGGAAGCTAACCTGAGGAGCTGAGGTAGCTGTAATTTCTGTTCAATccagtagaagggaaaaatggAGTTGCATCTTTTTAGCTGTCTCCTGAGATACCTATACTTACCTCTCCAAGGAGGAAGGCTTAGGCCATGACACATGTGCAGAATGCTTCTATATTTTTAGGGTATCTCAGCAACAAAGGTCCTATTAAAAAGTTCTCTCACtagatggttttattttctatccCAAAAGTGTCTTGACGACATACCATTGGGACAGAAGGAAACTAGCCTGAGCAGAGGCTTTGACAACTCTAAGATCCAGAGATCTTCCCTGATGTAGGCAGGATGCAGAGCTGATGAAGACTGTAGGACTGCCACCAGCCCTCTGGGTGGTTTCTATGAAATGGGGTGGCAGGATTCACCCCGCGGCAATAAGGACAGGTAGCAATGTGACACACAAGCAGTGTCCTCACTGGAAGGGTGATCACGGGTGGAAGACGAAGCAATTTCACAGCTGACCTGAGGACCGCCTGTTCTCTCTGCACATCAGTGCTGCAGGGCAAGGATACTAATTGGAGAAGGGACTCTAAATTGTTAGAGGTGTCCATTTGGCCCAATTACATGTGAACTCCCTGTAATTTTACAGCCATATTCCTGGTGGGACATGTTACACAGGATGGACACACAAAACACATCAATTCTCCTTTCAGATCATCAGGGTTACTCCTGTAAACACAAGCAAGACATTATCTCCATGCCAGGAGAGACCCAAAAGCATGTCTACCCAAAAGTACTGTGCTACAGGAGTAGCAACGCTGTAAATCAGGACTGCAGGTCCTTGGGTCTGTGGAAACCACTCACGTAAGAAGACACTACCATAAGATGCTTTTATTATTATGCCCTTTCCATCCTCACCTCCAGCAGACACAAACAGCAGAAGGACACATCAATCTCATGAAACTCTGGGAGAATGACCGTGGCAGAAACCCCCATATGATGGGAAGCATCACATACAATGAAAATCGTCGCAAAGTATGAAGCAAAGACTTGCAGATAACACGAGTGGACAGGCTGTGGCTATTCCCATCCACACCATCTCTTCCCTGTGGCCCCCACTCTGAGACACTTGCCTAACTACTCCCTCCTGGTGGGAGCAAGACCCTAGCCATGGTAAGCAGTTTAAGCCATAGCTCTGCCATCACCCAGTGACACCAGAATCCCAGGGGCATTTAAACATCTTTATTCTTATATAGCATAACTCATGGCTGCTTTGACTATGGCAGAGCAGCCAAACAGATGTGATTTTTGAGGCATCCTAGTCAGGTTGCACCTTGACAGGTCCCACCTGGCACAACCGGAGAAGAGGAATCCCACATTCCAGCTGATTAAACACCATCACACTTTCCTCCCTTCAGGGGAAACTGAGCGCCTTTGGTCCAGCGCATCACACACAATACCCCCCACCGCAGGGTTTGCATGGGAGCACACTCCCAAGCAGCCAGACTAAAGCTACCAGCTTCTCCAGCGTGCGAGCAGCCATACAACTCACTTCTCTTCCTAGCGTGCTCAGGAGGAGAGAGACCCCCAAAATCGCAAAGAGCCTCTGGGACAAGCTGGGGGATGTGAGAATGAGAAACTCATCTCCAACCTCCGAGATCCTGGTCTGATAGTTTAATTAAGCCAACTTTCCACTTTCAAACAGCAGGCAAATAATTAATGTGCAAGAGCTCATGGAAAGGGAAGGTTTCTTGTCCCTGATGTGCACAGCCCACTGTGCTGTGGGGTCACGGGGAAGGTGGTAGGGACTAAGGGGACCTCAACAACACTGGGCTGCCCAGCACTGTTAATAAGGCAGTGGAGAACATGCTGCAACCTGCTACAATAATACATCAGCTTCAACACTTATATGCTCTTTccagaaaagacaaagcaacCAGCCTTGAATCTAGAAGGAGATGTAGCTTAAAACCTTTTTACTCCCATAAGggtatgagaaaaaaaaccttggagactgtttatttttaaaaaacaaaaccaaaaaaccccaaacactcaAGAGACTTCCAGTCCAGGCTTCAGACATGCATCCCTGTTCACTGAAAGTTGCTGACTAAAAGGCATCTATTCATAAATAGgtcagaaatcagaaaaaaagacctgTTCGTTTTCATTCAGGGGCACCCAAACCAAGCTCCAGTATATAACATGAATTCTGACACCACTCAGATTTTTCATTCCTGCATCAACCGAATTAAACATATCTTTTAGAAAGAGATCAGGTTTTGGACAAAACGTGTCAAGCAATGGAGAAATTTAAAATGCCCCATAGCTGTGTTATAATAGAAGAGATTTATTTCTCATAAAGAAACTTGCCTCATAATTAATTCAAGCAGTTGGCTGAGAATTTTTGCTTGGATTTTGTTCCAATTGATTGACTGATgcttttttaattgtaattagAGATCTGAGGAAAACTAATAAAAAGATGATCTTCCAAAGCTCCAGAATATCCttgcagataattttttttaacatttttatctccatttatatctatttttaagAAGATATTCAATGCACCAAACTCTCCAGAATAgatatatttgcaaaaaaacaCCACTTGTTTCCTTAAAGAGGAAACCAGACACCAAGTGCCCGGCAAGactctcctgcccttctgcaccTCCCCAGGGCTGAGGACCCGCAGGAGTGATGCTCCGGTGTGCTGCAGATGTCACCCGGCAGGTGAGCATCAGAGCGACAAGCAAAGCCCGGCAAACAGCACAGACGCCTCAGCACAGGACACACATCCCTACAAACTGCTCCTGTTTACACTCATCACCTGGTACCTATTTTTCCCTCAAAACTTCTGAGCCCAGTCTTGCAAGTTCACATGAGCCAGAACCTGGAGGATTGGGCCCAATCTATATACCTGCATTACCTGGCAAGCAAAAACTTGGTTATAACCAAGTATCTCTGTAATCCTTAATATCTAATTTAATAGCAAATCTAAAGCTTCAGTCAGACACCGTGATTTGATGGACTTTCACTGTAGCCGCTAAGCCTCTGCATCGAAACCCAGACAAAAAGACCTTCGTGTGCCAGGGGCTGGGACAACCTCTGCCCCACGGGGTGCCGGCTGAACAACCAGGAGGGCAGAAGGTGGGGAGACAGGGACTGGTGGACGCAGATAACGCCCTGAGCCCATCATTTCATACCGTATTATTTTAGAGTGATGTGGATTATGATTTGATCTGATTTTAGATTAGTCGGGTAGAAGGAAAGGGACAGCTAgctagaaagaaggaaaattaattgtCCAGTGATTGAAATACAGCATTCACAATTGctaaagagaaaacacatttcaatgGACCTCATTTGTACAGGCTGTTAACTCTGCAGATAAACGTGTCAGCCTTCCACGTGCAAAATGTTCTTGCAAATACCCCTTTGCGTGGGCAGCGCTGCTGCCTGCACGCAGCCTCCCACAACCCACGCCAGatgcctgggagcaggcagcgggctcctgctctgccttttccctgcCTTCCTTTCTTTGAAATCATCCTGCCAGCCTGACAGGGATGCCCGCACCTGGGATTTCTGCTCGGACACCACACTGTCACCCTCCACATCTGCCCCCAGGCTCTGCCACAAGACCAGACACGGGATATTTCTCCACGGCAGACTGCAGCAGGGTGTGGATATATACTGAATCAAGGAGCAGAAGAACTGGCAAAGGGACCTGCCACAATCCCGTTGCGACCCTGCAGACCTTAGCACAGGTTTAGCTCTTTGCTTTTAGGCAGTTTAAAGGCGGGTTGGATCTTTCTGCCTAAGGCTGTGGTCTGCATTACGGACGTCTCCTGGCTGAAAGGGTTTGCAAACACAGCATGTCACTGCAATGGCCCTGATCCAGCCTCTGCACTTCAACAAAGACTTAAATTTAGTGGCTTCCTTCGGATTTAATCTCTAAGCAATTTGCAGAACAGGGATGTAATTAACCATACGCTGAACTGCTTTGCTGCGTgaaagcaaatccaccaagCACGCTGCTGGTCGTTAGTCGGGACAGATCTGGGTTCTGCTGCACAGAGTCTTACCGGCGGGGAGCCACCCTGCCACCACAGGCATCCTCTTTGCCCTTTACAATTTGGGGTTTTAATCCCAGCATGTGGCACTGTGCAGCATCTTGCCGCCTTCATCAGATGGGGAACCCCGAAAAAGCCAGCGCAGGGGCGAAACGCTCTCACCGTCGGTGATCTCCATCTCGTAGGGAGAAGGTCTCCTCTTCACCCGGTTGCTGCCGTACATGGAGAAGGAGTCCGGTTCGCCGAAAAACCCGCTGCGAACGAAAGGCAGAGAGGCCGTGAGGACACACCGGCATCCCTCCCtcccggcacggcacggcccggccccgctgggGCGGCTCGGGGCCGGCGGGAACCCGATCAGCTCCGTGACGTCCGAGGGAGCTCACGGCTCACGAAGCCGAGCCCGGAGTCGTGCAGCGACACGACACGCGGCCTCTCGGGGACACGCACCGAGGGACGCCAGCCCTGCGTGGGCAGGGGGATGCGGGCGGCGTGGGGCACCCGAGCTAGGGGCTCCCGGATAaaacccaccccccaccccgcagcTTTCTGCCCCCCAGCCGGCGGGCACGGGCGCCCACCCGGGCCGGGTCCGCACCGACAGCGTTCTCCGTCCCGTGCGCGTATGCGCGGCACTCCTCGGAGGACAGAGAGCCCGGGGAGCTCCGAGGGTCTAAACCAGCTCTCGACAAGCACCGCGTTTACTGCCGGACCTCTTTGCTGCACCTCAGTACGGGATCACCGCCTAATACCGGCTCTGCCCGGGTCATTTCTAccgttattttttttttccctaggaatGACAGTTTTTCGTTTCGGGTTATTTTTTTTCgcctttcttcctttgcaaagtTGCATGCAAACCCGCGATGACTAAGCCCCGCGCAGAGGAAGGGATGCCGCTgccgcccccctccctcccttcccggCACCGAACCCCGGAGCCGAGCGGGGTACCCCTCGGGGATCCGCTCCGAGGGAGCCCCGCCGGGGGTGGGGTGAGGGAGACACGGACCTGTTGATGGTGGCCAGCGGCTGGCCCAGGTTGTAGAGCATGGCCCTGCCGGGGGGCTGCAGCGGGAGCGCGGGGGGGCTCAGCTGCACCATGCGGGCCTCGCAGGCGGCCTCGGCGGCGCGGCACGGCTCGGCGCCCGGCGCTCTCTGCATCgcctcccccgccgcctcccggctTTTTATGTCCAGGGAGCCCCCCCGGCGCACCAGCTCGATGACGGGcacgggggcggcggggggcccGGGGGAGGGCCGGCCCGCCTCCTTGGACGCCCCgttgagcagcagctgggggtcCGCCGGCGCCTCCATGCCCCCGCGGCTGCTCTCCGGCTCGCTCGTGGTCTCCGCTTCCGAGTCGTGccgccggggggggcgggcatCGCGGGGGTCActggggggcggcggggcgggcggcctGTCCATCGTCCTGCGGAGAGAGGCAGCGGTGAGGGGCGGCCCCGGCttggaggggaaaagggggggtACCCTGCCCCGGGCACCGCCCCGAcggagcgggggcggggggaaggtgTGGTTCGGGGGTCGGGCTTCGCCGGTGAGAAACTGGGGGGAAACgagaggagagcaggggaggCACTAATTACCCCAAATCAATTGGAGTTTACCGGCGGGACGGGCCCCGTCACCCCTGCGAGAGGGGCCGGGGGTGCGTACGGCCACGCCGCCGAACCGTGTGGCGCTGTGACGTCACGGAGCGCCCCGGCCCTGCCATGACGTCACAGAGCCCCACAGAACAGTGCGGCGCTGTGACGTCGCGCAGCGCCCAGGCTTCGCACTACGCACCGCGGAGGGGTCGGCCAGGCCggacccccccacacacacactccgcCGGGCGCACCGCGGAGATTTACGCCGCTACACGCGGAGGGCTGACACCATCCAGGCGGCTGGGGTAGCGAGAGGGGCTGGGCAGCACCCGGCGCGCCGCGGTTGCTGGGTGTTAAATTATGCGGCCAAATTACGGCCGGGAGGAGGCTCGATATGTGTCGTCgtcgcccccgccgccccggggatTCCTCCCCGTTTTGGGGGGCCCGGCGGTGTTTGCCGCCCCGCAGAGCCAGCCCTATCGCGGCCCGGTCTGCCGGCAGCGGCCTCAGCCTCACGGGCGATCGCTTCTGGTCCcgtttttatttattattatcatttttAAATCAGCGAAATATACCTGGAGCCACtttttgggggagagggggttAAAGCAGCCCATGACGGAGTCAATCCCCCCGCGCATTCGCTACcgcaggaaggaggaaggggccCGGCGCTCGGCGCGGAGCAGCCCTCCATCCGCGGCCGCACACGGTCATTGTCCCCCTTCTCCCATAGAACGAATACTGTCGCGACAGGGCACCTCGCGCCGAGGACAGGCAGCGATATCGCGACTATCGCCATACTCTTTCTCCCACAACACCCCTCGttcagtttgggggttttttctccctatAAATAAGGGGCTTCGCAGACCAGAGAGCGAACACACACCggctctcctccccatccttctTGCTCCTTTGCCTTgagtaattactttttttcccccggttTCTGCTGGGCTGAATTTcgagaaaaaaaccctcatttttTGGCTATATCTCACCAtctctcttggaaaaaaaccaaaacaaccaccacCCAACCTAAAGCACAAGCTTTCTGTCttccctccagccccctccccaccagccctctagaaagaaaaatctaattgTCTATTCCGATATTGTATAGGAAGAGATTACTCACATGTGTCATATTTAAGTAGGGACACCGCAAGTCTCTCCTGTTTCAACAAAAGCGCTCTCAGTGTCAGGCTGAATTTACTCCTCCCACCTCAGGGTACTTACGACTTTACAGAGAGGAAGGACACCCGCATCGGGATAAAACTGCTAAATcctgggaggaagagaagggggggagaaaaagaggagagggtGGATCTCGTGGGCCCGGATTGCCAGACATCAGTGGGGAGCGGGgtgcaaggggggggggggggacgggacgacACGGCACCCCGGGGCGGCCCCTGTTGCAGGGGACAACCGGCCACCCCCCGGTCCCCACCCCCCTCCTCGCGTCGCCGCCGCGCAGCCGGGAGCCGCCGCCTCGCACACGGGGCCACAACGCGCGGCGGCCACGGCCTGGCgtggaaaagagaaatagataaaaaaatgagttaaaaaaagggaaaaaatccttAGATTTGGGGCAAATTGAGTGTTTTTTTGGACACATTGCAAGCCCGGTCCCCCCGGGAGGAAATCCCAGACGGGGCCAGAGTTGTTTTTCTCCCGATGGGCTCCCAAATAGCGGCGGCGGCGTTTCTCCCACGCCCGGCTGGAAAATGTAATTCCTACAGGGGCAAATTTAATTCCTACAGGGGCCGGTTACCGGCCGCGCTCCCGCCCCAGGTGCCGcgagggccggggccgggccgccggTGGGGTGagcccgctccccgccgcggaTCAACAGGAAGGCGAGGACGGTCGCGTCCCCCCCTGCCAACGAAATCATGAAAAAGAAGGTTTTCGCCTTCgtaaaaaatgaagtaaatccGATGGCGTCTCTTCCCGCTTTCGTTAAAAACGAAATACACGAACCCGCAAAAATACCCGCAGTATTTTGCCTTCGTTTGGGGGGGTGATTTCGTTTAGAAAAATGGGGGGGGATTAATTCCCCGCCCGCTGGTTTCTGCTCCGCaaaatccttttgttttccagctgcagatCGGCAGGAAATTTCCAGCCCAGAAACGCAGCTCTCCTGTGGGCCCTTTGTAGGGAAATTGCCCCAAAGCGGAGGGGCGGGAGGGAGCGGTATatgagggacccccccccaggaacAAACGAACAGGCCCTGGCCCTTGGCCGGGCCGAGTCGTCCTCCCCCATCACCCcgggagaggctgggggaagCCGGGCCCGGTGGGTGCTTCGCCCCCGGCTCCCCCGCGGCCGGTACCACCCGGCTCTTCGTTGCCGCaccccgggggtcccggggagggggggggaagcgcACCCCACATTTGCAAAAGGGAAAGCGTCTTCTCCTCACCCACCCCgcatcaaagaagaaaaagattaaaacccaACCGcggaaaagacttttttttttcccctcccctcgcCTGTGTCTCACATGGGGCAGAAGCCCCTCAAGCACCCCTCGCTgccccccccagaaccccccccaaaaccccagctTGCCGTACCCACCACCCCAGCCGGCTGCAGGGCCAGATCCCTCTCTACTCACCATTTGCTTTTCACTGGGAAAAGTGAGTGGAGCCATTTTGTGGCCTACGCATCGCGGCTATATTTGTAGTAAGTGTTGGGTGGCTTCAGCTGGGTAGGCTCTAATTCCACATCACGTCCAGTTTCCTATTTAGTATGGAGAGCGGAACACTACTGCAATGTGGCCGAGAGAGATAAAACCCCAGCAGTGGCCCGCCTGCCCTGATAAGCTTCTAAACCCATTATTTATGAAATGATTCATTATTATTTGGCAATTTTATCGAAGGAAAGCGGAAAATTATTGCAGGGATATGCATAGGAATAACTCCGGAATGCATGCCTTCTAgctttttatgtgtgtgtgcttAGATGCTCttaaaaagacactgaaaaaaaaaagagtaataaaaaaTTGCACCGTGGCTGCCCGCATCTGAATAGCAATTCTTTATTTTAGTCCTCTTGGAGGTTATTATgcccctgcttttttttttttttgcttttttttgccttttttggctttttttttgctttttttgcccttttttttttttgattaaatATGGAACACCTACTCCGttcttaattaaatttaatgagccaaaataaattgttggagatgctgagagagagggaaggggtgTGGGCTGCTTTGGGACAAGAGGAGGTAAATAAGGCACACCAAGAGgagatgttttggaaaaaagtgaCCCCGTTCCCAGCCTTCCTCTCCCCGCACCGTGTGTTTTCGCTGAAGGGCTAAATTGGGGCGAGCTCCCTGTCTCATCTCCCGTGCTGGGGCGGGGGCAGGCTGAGCATCCCTGCCGGGCCGGGGGATGGGGAGCGGAGCGGGTACCCAGCCGGCACCCCTCGCCCTTGGGAAATTTGGAATGGGAGCGGAGGGGAGAGCTCGGCGCCGGGGTCATGGCCGAGCCTGGAGGGGAGaggcctggggaaggggagaaaaggccCTTGGCCGCGCCGGAGCAGTGTGGGGCAGCCAGCGGGGCTCGGGGACGGGACCGGCTGAACGCCCCGTCGGGGCTGGGACTCAGCCCGGCCGCGGCGGGCTCCGGGCCCGGGGGGAACGGGGACACCCCTGGCCTTCGCCAGAGCCGCCGTGCGAACGGAGCGGCtgctgggggacagggggggcGGGCGGGTGCGGGGATCGGGGTGCCCTACGCGGCGCTTGCGAGACGACAGGACGCTTCCGAAACCCTCCCCAAATTGCCAGAGGGTCCCTGCAGAGGAAGGATGGAGAGGTGGGAATggctgggagggtcctgggTCCGTTCGCCCGGACACCCACAAGTGAAGCGGTCCTAAAGACAGCGGCGGGGAGCGGTTTTCGATAGCTCGGGTGATCGACCTGCACGGGCAGGCGAAAATCAACGAAATCGCTACCGGAGCGGGGCGGAGaggagggggccggggctgaGCACCTCTCGGGACGCCCCCCGGTCcctgctgcggggctggggcgAGGCTGCGGCCCCCGGCCGTGCGTGGAGCCCGGGACGTGGGGGAGAAGCCGCGGACCCGTCCGCCGCCGGGGCGATGCGGACCCGCCGCACCTGCCGGGTCGTCCGTgtggcgggggcggcggcggggctgggggtgcgggGGTCGCTATTGTCTCCCCGCCACCTGCACGGCCTCCCGCAGGGGGAAATGCCGGAGCTGTTATTCTTCCTTTCACTCCTTCCCCTCAACCTCCCGCTCTGGACGCGGCCGTGGGAGAGGTTTCCACAAAcactccccgctccccccgcggcGCGGCTGGGGTCGGGTCCCGGTAGGCAGGCAGCCCGCACGATGCCGGCAACGTGCGtggggcggcggggcagggaCGGTCACGACGCGGTAGAGAGCCCGCCGTGCATCCCGCCAGGAAACACGACCATTTTCAAGCCGGCTCCTCTAACCAACAGGAAGCGTTAAAGATAGAACAgccggggctgggcgggggAGATTAGGAAGCCGAGCATCTTCTGTGCACCGAGAGCCGCTGCAGGGCCATTCCCACCCGTGCCTGCCCCCGTTGGGGTGGGAGCCGTGGCCAACCCACCACTGCCCACACAGTGTGCCCCTCGCCGGGCAACCCCACCCCGAGCCTAAGGGGGACCCTGGTGTGGCAGGTAACTGGTCCCTTTCCTCACCACTGCCCTGCCACGGGTGGACTTCCCACTCACACTGAGCAACCCAGGGCTCATCCCCTCTCCCCACTTTCACAAGGCAAAGGGGCAGCAAGCCCTGCGGTAGGGGTAGGGAGCACCAAAATGATACAGAATGAAGAGGTCACTGATGCTCCAAGCAGGCCTGAGCCCTTTTGAGCAAGTGCTGTAAGTATCTTCCTTAAATTATAACAAAGGATAGCTAGAAAtgacagaagcaaaaaagaaaatccaacaaTAAAGCCTTAAACTGTGCTGCCCCTCCACGCACGTCATTGTCTGAACAGGCGATTGAGCCAGCACTTGAGTCTGGTCCCCATTGCTCAGGGTTATCAAAGCCAGACCTAGCTTTCCATGTATTTTTGACTCCAAGCTGCAGTAgatgcttcaggaaaaaaagccaggcACCTTGAAATTACTCAGCACCACACtatgaaaggaaaagctgctttaggaaagggtgggtttttttgttgttttcatcaAGTAAATTAATGTCTTACTCGCTCAGAGGTTGCTGTCCAGGATTGTATGATTTGTATAACTTAATATAACACCACACCCTTGTCCTGAGCTGCGTGCAAGTagtttggcttttgttttcaaattgtttCTAGCCCTCAAGCATTTGAagaaagtctttaaaatattaaccaATACAACTGTCATCTTCCTGTGTTTCCAGACATTTTACAAtaggaaacaaagaacaaaaccctACAACAATAGCTCAGAGGTATGAATTGCCTCATTCATCTCACTGGAATGTTCAAAAACATTAACTATTTTTTGACTGATTCAGCAGAAAACATGCTGCCAGATAATAATAAGCTTGTGCCTGATCCAAGGGAGATTCAGGGACTGAGAAAGGTTTTACTTTTCAGCACAGCAAAGTAGCatcttttctggaaagaaagcaaatattcttGTTGATGGAAGACACTGCAAGAAGAGAAATTCTGACACGGCTtgaggggagctgctgccatccTCTCTCTGTGCTGGCTCTGAAAGAGCAAATGGCTTATCTCACCCCCAGACTCTTAATCCACAAAGGCCCACAAGGGTGGTAGATGCTGGAAAAGACTCTTGTGTCATTGTAGTAAGTTAATTAGCAATTAGTGCCCACTCAAACATACCATGAAGAGTGCAGTCCTTTGGATTTGAATGGGAAAGGCCTGGGACTTCGGTGTGGGGTGTTTTAATCTCTAGTTTAACACTCTTGGACAGGAAAGTCAAGGTCAGCACCGTAGGCTGAACTTCTATTGAGACAATGCCAtcattaaaacaaagttgttcaAACTCCTGTTAAAGCATGT
This Grus americana isolate bGruAme1 chromosome 8, bGruAme1.mat, whole genome shotgun sequence DNA region includes the following protein-coding sequences:
- the TAL1 gene encoding T-cell acute lymphocytic leukemia protein 1 isoform X1, which produces MTMDRPPAPPPPSDPRDARPPRRHDSEAETTSEPESSRGGMEAPADPQLLLNGASKEAGRPSPGPPAAPVPVIELVRRGGSLDIKSREAAGEAMQRAPGAEPCRAAEAACEARMVQLSPPALPLQPPGRAMLYNLGQPLATINSGFFGEPDSFSMYGSNRVKRRPSPYEMEITDGPHTKVVRRIFTNSRERWRQQNVNGAFAELRKLIPTHPPDKKLSKNEILRLAMKYINFLAKLLNDQEEEGNQRGKVNKDSGIVQEDLLQDMLSPNSSCGSSLDGAASPDSFTEEHETLDSKHTRSLHHAILPVEGNAQR
- the TAL1 gene encoding T-cell acute lymphocytic leukemia protein 1 isoform X2, translating into MDRPPAPPPPSDPRDARPPRRHDSEAETTSEPESSRGGMEAPADPQLLLNGASKEAGRPSPGPPAAPVPVIELVRRGGSLDIKSREAAGEAMQRAPGAEPCRAAEAACEARMVQLSPPALPLQPPGRAMLYNLGQPLATINSGFFGEPDSFSMYGSNRVKRRPSPYEMEITDGPHTKVVRRIFTNSRERWRQQNVNGAFAELRKLIPTHPPDKKLSKNEILRLAMKYINFLAKLLNDQEEEGNQRGKVNKDSGIVQEDLLQDMLSPNSSCGSSLDGAASPDSFTEEHETLDSKHTRSLHHAILPVEGNAQR